The following proteins come from a genomic window of Achromobacter sp. AONIH1:
- a CDS encoding DEAD/DEAH box helicase, which yields MTASSNFADLGLADSLLRAIAETGYTAPTPIQAQAIPQVLKGGDLLAAAQTGTGKTAGFTLPILHLLSQTKPAQRKPGRPRCLILTPTRELTAQVAESVQTYGKHTALSSMVMFGGVNINPQISALKKPLDILVATPGRLLDHCGQRTIDLSGVEILVLDEADRMLDMGFIRDIRKILALLPQKRQNLLFSATFSDEIRSLARGVLNNPGEVSVTPRNTATELVTQTVHLVEQHHKRDLISHIIRESGWHQVLVFTRTKHGANRLAEKLVKDGLTAAAIHGNKSQSARTRALAGFKEGTVTVLVATDIAARGLDIDQLPQVVNFELPNVPEDYVHRIGRTGRAGATGAAVSLVDNSEIKLLRDIERLIKKTIDRKPVEGWTPPATTAASFERQERDEDSRQPRGGQRNGRGGDRGGDRGDRGGNGGGRGQQRPAGAAPRAPSGNRAPAPARAGGDGRGHAPRDGERKPSDRPAHAGRNEGRPQQPQNHRRPEGAARPAGNGGRPGGSPRAALLSK from the coding sequence TTGACTGCCTCTTCTAATTTCGCCGACCTCGGGCTGGCTGATTCCCTGTTGCGCGCCATCGCCGAGACCGGCTACACCGCGCCCACCCCCATCCAGGCCCAGGCCATTCCGCAGGTCCTGAAGGGCGGCGACCTGCTCGCCGCCGCCCAGACCGGCACCGGCAAGACCGCCGGCTTCACCCTGCCCATCCTGCACCTGCTGTCGCAGACCAAGCCCGCCCAGCGCAAGCCGGGCCGCCCGCGCTGCCTGATCCTGACGCCCACGCGCGAACTGACCGCGCAGGTGGCCGAATCGGTGCAGACCTACGGCAAGCACACCGCGCTGTCGTCCATGGTGATGTTCGGCGGCGTCAACATCAATCCGCAGATCAGCGCGCTGAAGAAGCCGCTGGACATCCTGGTGGCCACGCCCGGCCGCCTGCTGGACCACTGCGGCCAGCGCACCATCGACCTGTCGGGCGTCGAAATCCTGGTGCTGGACGAAGCCGACCGCATGCTGGACATGGGCTTCATCCGCGACATCCGCAAGATCCTGGCGCTGCTGCCGCAGAAGCGCCAGAACCTGCTGTTCTCGGCCACCTTCTCGGACGAGATCCGCTCGTTGGCGCGCGGCGTGCTGAACAACCCGGGCGAAGTCTCGGTCACCCCGCGCAACACCGCCACCGAACTGGTCACGCAGACCGTGCACCTGGTCGAACAGCACCACAAGCGCGACCTGATCAGCCACATCATCCGCGAAAGCGGCTGGCACCAGGTGCTGGTGTTCACGCGCACCAAGCACGGCGCCAACCGCCTGGCCGAAAAGCTGGTCAAGGACGGCCTGACCGCCGCCGCCATCCACGGCAACAAGAGCCAGTCGGCCCGCACCCGCGCGCTGGCCGGCTTCAAGGAAGGCACGGTCACGGTGCTGGTGGCCACCGACATCGCCGCCCGCGGCCTGGACATCGACCAGCTGCCGCAGGTCGTGAACTTCGAACTGCCCAACGTGCCCGAAGACTACGTGCACCGCATCGGCCGCACCGGCCGCGCCGGCGCCACCGGCGCGGCGGTCTCGCTGGTCGACAACAGCGAAATCAAGCTGCTGCGCGACATCGAGCGCCTGATCAAGAAGACCATCGACCGCAAGCCGGTCGAAGGCTGGACCCCGCCCGCCACGACCGCGGCCTCGTTCGAGCGCCAGGAACGCGACGAAGACTCGCGCCAGCCTCGCGGCGGCCAGCGCAACGGCCGTGGCGGTGATCGCGGCGGCGACCGTGGCGATCGCGGTGGCAATGGCGGCGGCCGCGGCCAGCAGCGCCCGGCCGGCGCCGCGCCGCGCGCGCCCTCGGGCAACCGCGCCCCCGCCCCGGCCCGCGCCGGCGGCGACGGCCGCGGCCACGCCCCGCGCGATGGCGAGCGCAAGCCGTCCGACCGTCCGGCCCACGCCGGCCGCAACGAAGGCCGCCCGCAGCAACCGCAGAACCACCGCCGTCCCGAGGGCGCCGCGCGCCCGGCGGGCAACGGCGGCCGTCCCGGCGGATCGCCGCGGGCCGCGCTGCTAAGCAAGTAA
- a CDS encoding YdgA family protein: protein MKKAAIAGIVVALGAVWTGSAWYTGKKAETFVKQLIQDGNVDLQKLGERTGITPSIELISFERGVFSSTERFRVKFSIPAKDGKPGHDGEIEFVEYLDHGPFPLSNLSRGKLAPAMVASRFQLVETPSVKEWFAAAKGSVPLSGSYSVSYGKNVDGKFDLAAVEFAKDANSLKFSGMKGDIEVNTGTKHAVFNAQSDSLVIAGKSDDSDITSMALQGLTIAGNGAPGKSDMYMGSQKIGFKALTINSATQPPVIVKDTSMAIDTSEADAGVNAKAVLDFGMINVQNQDVTGVKFALDMKNLDPKALKALNEVYEKASHRMLQSGGEEKTPQFTPEEQQILKDNVQLLLAGNPSLSVAPLQLRTANGASTFNLDLNLAKPASLDAPFPDVAMQTVRKLDAKVVLSKASLADLMAFKAQQDGAPADQALKTAKGQADMVGTMAGAMGLAKVENDNVVSYLNYADGQVDFNGKKMPLEQFLMMAMGGFMGKR, encoded by the coding sequence ATGAAAAAGGCGGCAATTGCAGGCATCGTCGTGGCGCTGGGCGCGGTTTGGACCGGTTCTGCCTGGTACACGGGCAAGAAGGCCGAAACCTTCGTCAAGCAACTGATTCAGGATGGCAACGTCGATCTGCAGAAGCTCGGCGAGCGCACCGGCATCACGCCCTCGATCGAGCTGATCTCGTTCGAGCGCGGCGTGTTCTCGTCGACCGAGCGCTTTCGCGTCAAGTTCTCGATCCCGGCCAAGGACGGCAAGCCCGGCCATGACGGCGAGATCGAGTTCGTCGAATACCTGGACCACGGCCCCTTCCCGCTGTCGAACCTGAGCCGTGGCAAGCTGGCTCCGGCCATGGTCGCCAGCCGCTTCCAGCTCGTGGAAACGCCTTCGGTCAAGGAATGGTTCGCCGCCGCCAAGGGCTCGGTGCCGCTGTCGGGCTCGTACAGCGTCAGCTATGGCAAGAATGTCGACGGCAAGTTCGACCTGGCCGCCGTCGAATTCGCCAAGGATGCGAACAGCCTGAAGTTCTCGGGCATGAAGGGCGATATCGAGGTCAACACCGGCACCAAGCACGCCGTCTTCAACGCGCAGTCGGACAGCCTGGTCATCGCCGGCAAGTCCGACGACAGCGATATCACCAGCATGGCGCTGCAGGGCCTGACGATCGCCGGCAACGGCGCGCCGGGCAAGAGCGACATGTACATGGGCAGCCAGAAGATCGGCTTCAAGGCCCTGACGATCAACTCGGCCACCCAGCCGCCCGTGATCGTCAAGGACACCTCGATGGCCATCGACACGAGCGAGGCCGACGCCGGCGTCAACGCCAAGGCCGTGCTCGACTTCGGCATGATCAATGTGCAGAACCAGGACGTCACCGGCGTCAAGTTCGCGCTGGACATGAAGAACCTGGATCCCAAGGCGCTCAAGGCCCTGAACGAAGTCTATGAAAAGGCCTCGCATCGCATGCTGCAGAGCGGCGGCGAGGAAAAGACGCCGCAGTTCACGCCCGAAGAGCAGCAGATCCTGAAGGACAACGTCCAGCTGCTGCTGGCCGGCAACCCCAGCCTGTCGGTGGCGCCGCTGCAACTGCGCACCGCCAACGGCGCGTCGACCTTCAACCTGGATCTGAACCTGGCCAAGCCGGCATCGCTGGACGCGCCCTTCCCGGACGTGGCCATGCAGACCGTGCGCAAGCTGGACGCCAAGGTCGTGCTGTCCAAGGCCAGCCTGGCCGACCTGATGGCCTTCAAGGCCCAGCAGGACGGCGCGCCGGCCGACCAGGCCCTCAAGACCGCCAAGGGCCAGGCCGACATGGTCGGCACCATGGCGGGCGCCATGGGCCTGGCCAAGGTCGAGAACGACAACGTCGTTTCCTACCTGAACTACGCCGACGGTCAGGTCGATTTCAACGGCAAGAAGATGCCGCTGGAACAGTTCCTGATGATGGCCATGGGTGGCTTCATGGGCAAGCGCTAA
- a CDS encoding amidohydrolase family protein produces the protein MSTSQQTLFIGGLVFDGLGKTLAGHGVLVQDGRIARVAPAAEFEGYAGRKVDTAGMTLMPSLADCHVHLVYTGGPDPNAQMNKQGPAQITLTALENAQASLRGGVTALRDCGGKDYLEFGVRDAIARGVFPGPAIRASGRIICMTGGHGNRIGRVADGCEEVVKAVREQVHAGCDLVKIMATGGVMTPGVSPMDAHYSFAEMKAGVHEAKRFRKSTASHAQGTEGILNAVRAGIDSIEHGIFMDEECLREMLEARTYLVPTIAAVRNIVANADNGIPAYAVEKARAVEQRHRESIQMYYKAGGRIAMGTDAGTPFNLHGENAMELAYMVEFGMTPVDALVAGTSRGHDLMGMDGHGAIQDGNAADLLLVQGDPTEDIMKAADKRFHVAVLQGGVVQAGALPG, from the coding sequence ATGAGCACCTCGCAGCAAACCCTGTTCATCGGCGGCCTGGTATTCGATGGATTGGGCAAGACCCTGGCCGGACACGGCGTGCTGGTGCAGGACGGCCGCATCGCGCGCGTGGCGCCGGCGGCCGAGTTCGAAGGCTATGCCGGCCGCAAGGTCGACACCGCCGGCATGACGCTGATGCCCAGCCTGGCGGACTGTCACGTGCACCTGGTCTACACCGGCGGCCCCGACCCCAACGCGCAGATGAACAAGCAGGGCCCGGCGCAGATCACGCTGACCGCGCTGGAGAATGCGCAGGCCAGCCTGCGTGGCGGCGTCACCGCGCTGCGAGACTGCGGCGGCAAGGACTACCTGGAATTCGGCGTGCGCGACGCCATCGCGCGCGGCGTCTTCCCCGGTCCGGCGATCAGGGCGTCCGGCCGCATCATCTGCATGACCGGCGGCCACGGCAACCGCATCGGCCGCGTGGCCGACGGCTGCGAGGAAGTGGTGAAGGCCGTGCGCGAGCAGGTCCACGCCGGCTGCGACCTGGTGAAGATCATGGCCACCGGCGGCGTCATGACGCCGGGCGTCAGCCCCATGGACGCGCACTACAGCTTCGCCGAGATGAAGGCCGGCGTGCACGAGGCCAAGCGCTTTCGCAAGAGCACGGCCAGCCATGCGCAGGGCACGGAGGGCATCCTGAACGCCGTGCGCGCCGGCATCGACTCCATCGAGCACGGCATCTTCATGGACGAGGAATGCCTGCGCGAAATGCTGGAGGCCCGGACCTACCTGGTGCCCACCATCGCCGCCGTGCGCAACATCGTGGCCAATGCCGACAACGGCATTCCCGCCTACGCGGTGGAAAAGGCCCGCGCCGTCGAGCAGCGCCACCGCGAGTCCATCCAGATGTACTACAAGGCCGGCGGCCGCATCGCCATGGGCACCGACGCGGGCACGCCGTTCAACCTGCATGGCGAGAACGCCATGGAGCTGGCCTACATGGTCGAGTTCGGCATGACGCCGGTGGACGCGCTGGTCGCGGGCACCTCGCGCGGGCACGACCTGATGGGCATGGATGGGCACGGCGCCATCCAGGACGGCAACGCCGCCGACCTGCTGCTGGTGCAAGGCGACCCGACCGAGGACATCATGAAGGCGGCCGACAAGCGCTTCCATGTGGCGGTGCTGCAGGGCGGCGTGGTCCAGGCGGGCGCGCTGCCCGGATAA
- a CDS encoding ABC transporter ATP-binding protein, whose amino-acid sequence MALLNIDDIRIEFPSRRGTMVAVDGVSLSLEKGEILGVVGESGAGKSTIGNAVIGLLEAPGRLAGGQVLLNGERIDTLTPAQQRRVRGRRIGMIFQDPLTSLDPLQTVESQLVETMQVHLDLSQAEAAKRAVQLLAQVGIDKPELRAKQYPHQFSGGMRQRVVIALALCCEPEVIIADEPTTALDVSIQAQILELLRKLCREEQVGMIIITHDMGVIADVTDRVAVLYRGKLVEEGATAKILGDPDHPYTRSLISAVPRPDIKLKRFPLVTYIEDVKTPAQPLDIATHWLGQRRDFGGRGDGPLVDVRGLGMRFVLKNAFLKRNQRTLDAVKNVGFAIGEGEVFGLVGESGSGKSTVARLISGLYTPSAGSVHFGGTDLTALKGEKQLNPFRRQIQMIFQDPYSSLNPRMRVLDIIAEPIRFHRLADSEAQARRIVADLLDVVGLGERAAQRYPHEFSGGQRQRICIARALATRPRFLICDEPTSALDVSIQAQILNLLKDLQEQLGLTMLFISHDLPVIRQMCDRVGVMRHGELLEVADTETLFDRPQHPYSQHLLGLMPRLQSMSREGLDVAG is encoded by the coding sequence ATGGCCCTGTTGAACATCGACGACATCCGCATCGAATTTCCCAGCCGCCGCGGCACCATGGTGGCGGTGGACGGCGTGTCCCTGAGCCTGGAGAAAGGCGAGATCCTGGGCGTGGTGGGCGAATCCGGCGCCGGCAAGTCCACCATCGGCAACGCCGTGATCGGCCTGCTGGAAGCGCCCGGCCGGCTGGCCGGCGGCCAGGTGTTGCTCAACGGCGAACGCATCGACACGCTGACGCCGGCGCAGCAGCGCCGCGTGCGCGGCCGGCGCATCGGCATGATCTTCCAGGATCCGCTGACCTCGCTGGATCCGCTGCAGACCGTGGAAAGCCAGCTGGTGGAAACCATGCAGGTGCACCTGGACCTGTCCCAGGCCGAGGCCGCCAAGCGCGCCGTGCAATTGCTGGCGCAGGTCGGCATCGACAAGCCCGAATTGCGCGCCAAGCAGTATCCGCACCAGTTCTCCGGCGGCATGCGGCAGCGCGTGGTGATCGCGCTGGCGTTGTGCTGCGAGCCGGAAGTCATCATCGCCGACGAGCCGACCACGGCGCTGGACGTGTCCATCCAGGCGCAGATCCTGGAGCTGCTGCGCAAGCTGTGCCGCGAAGAGCAGGTCGGCATGATCATCATCACGCACGACATGGGCGTGATCGCCGACGTGACCGACCGCGTGGCGGTGCTGTATCGCGGCAAGCTGGTCGAAGAGGGCGCCACCGCCAAGATCCTGGGCGACCCCGATCATCCCTACACCCGCAGCCTGATCTCGGCCGTGCCCCGGCCCGACATCAAGCTCAAGCGCTTTCCGCTGGTCACCTACATCGAGGACGTGAAGACGCCGGCGCAGCCGCTGGACATCGCCACCCACTGGCTGGGCCAGCGGCGCGACTTCGGCGGGCGCGGCGACGGTCCGCTGGTCGACGTGCGCGGCCTGGGCATGCGCTTCGTGCTCAAGAACGCGTTCCTGAAACGCAACCAGCGCACGCTGGACGCGGTCAAGAACGTCGGCTTCGCCATCGGCGAGGGCGAGGTCTTCGGCCTGGTGGGCGAATCCGGTTCGGGCAAGTCCACGGTCGCGCGGCTGATCTCCGGGCTATATACGCCGTCGGCCGGATCGGTGCACTTCGGCGGCACCGACCTGACCGCGCTCAAGGGCGAGAAGCAGCTCAATCCCTTCCGCCGCCAGATCCAGATGATCTTCCAGGATCCGTATTCCTCGCTGAATCCGCGCATGCGCGTGCTGGACATCATCGCCGAGCCCATCCGCTTCCACCGGCTGGCCGACAGCGAGGCGCAGGCGCGTCGCATCGTCGCCGACCTGCTCGATGTGGTGGGCCTGGGCGAGCGCGCGGCCCAGCGCTATCCGCACGAATTCTCCGGCGGCCAGCGCCAGCGCATCTGCATCGCGCGCGCCCTGGCCACGCGTCCGCGCTTCCTGATCTGCGACGAGCCCACCTCGGCGCTGGACGTGTCCATCCAGGCGCAGATCCTGAACCTGCTCAAGGACCTGCAGGAACAGCTCGGCCTGACCATGCTGTTCATCAGCCACGACCTGCCCGTGATCCGCCAGATGTGCGACCGCGTCGGCGTGATGCGCCATGGCGAACTGCTGGAAGTGGCGGACACGGAAACCCTGTTCGATCGCCCGCAACACCCTTACAGCCAACACCTGCTGGGCCTGATGCCGCGCCTGCAATCCATGTCCCGCGAGGGGCTGGACGTGGCCGGCTAG
- a CDS encoding ABC transporter permease, which produces MTARIAPFFARAADSDLWYSFKRSPAAVIGALVTLLIVLGAVFAPLIAPQNPFDPGQVLIIDANTPPSWEEGGSAAFVLGTDDQGRDIFSALLYGSRVSLLVGLASVAFSMVLGVTLGLISGYAGGRVDSFIMRIADVQLSFPAILVALLIDGVARGLLPRDMHDELAMYVLIFAIGTSGWVQYARTVRGSTLVERNKEYVQAARLIGIGPVTILRRHILPNVMGPVLVIATIHLAVAIITEATLSFLGVGVPPTAPSLGTLIRIGNSYLFSGMWWISIFPGIVLVALVLSVNLLGDWLRDALNPKLR; this is translated from the coding sequence ATGACCGCCCGCATCGCCCCCTTCTTCGCGCGCGCCGCCGACAGCGACCTCTGGTACAGCTTCAAGCGCTCGCCCGCCGCCGTCATCGGCGCCCTCGTCACGCTGCTGATCGTGCTCGGCGCGGTGTTCGCGCCGCTGATCGCGCCGCAGAATCCCTTCGACCCGGGCCAGGTGCTCATCATCGACGCCAATACGCCGCCGTCCTGGGAAGAGGGCGGCAGCGCGGCCTTCGTGCTCGGCACCGACGACCAGGGCCGCGACATCTTCTCGGCCCTGCTCTACGGCTCGCGCGTGTCGCTGCTGGTGGGCCTGGCCTCGGTCGCGTTCTCGATGGTGCTGGGCGTCACGCTGGGCCTGATCAGCGGCTACGCGGGCGGACGCGTGGACAGCTTCATCATGCGCATCGCCGACGTGCAGCTGTCCTTTCCCGCCATCCTGGTGGCGCTGCTGATCGACGGCGTGGCGCGCGGGCTGCTGCCGCGCGACATGCACGACGAGCTGGCGATGTACGTATTGATCTTCGCCATCGGCACCTCCGGCTGGGTGCAGTACGCGCGCACCGTGCGCGGCTCCACGCTGGTCGAGCGCAACAAGGAATACGTGCAGGCCGCCCGCCTGATCGGCATCGGCCCCGTCACCATCCTGCGCCGCCACATCCTGCCCAACGTGATGGGGCCGGTGCTGGTCATCGCCACCATCCACCTGGCCGTGGCCATCATCACCGAGGCCACGCTGTCCTTCCTGGGCGTGGGCGTGCCGCCGACCGCGCCGTCGCTGGGCACCTTGATCCGCATCGGCAACAGCTACCTGTTCTCGGGCATGTGGTGGATCTCCATCTTCCCCGGCATCGTGCTGGTGGCGCTGGTGCTGTCCGTCAACCTGCTGGGCGACTGGCTGCGCGACGCGCTCAATCCGAAGCTGCGCTGA
- a CDS encoding ABC transporter permease has product MLSFIAQRLFQSLLVMLTVALIAFAMFRYVGDPLATMVGQDTTAEQREQLREQLGLNDPFVVQYARFVANAARGDFGTSYRHRRPVSELLEERLPATLELSFVSAVMALALGIPMGIYTALKRHGVLSKAFMAISLAGISLPTFLIGILLILFFGVQLRWLPSFGRGDVVGLGWWTTGFLTKSGLLALIMPAITLALFQMTLIMRLVRAEMLEVLRADFIKFARARGLPERLINFRHALKNTMVPVITITGLQLGSIIAFAIITETVFQWPGMGLLFIQAISTVDIPVMAAYLVLIAFMFVVINLIVDLLYFAVDPRLRVQSK; this is encoded by the coding sequence ATGCTTTCCTTCATCGCGCAACGACTCTTCCAGTCGCTGCTGGTCATGCTCACCGTGGCGCTGATCGCCTTCGCCATGTTCCGCTACGTGGGCGACCCCCTGGCCACCATGGTGGGCCAGGACACCACGGCGGAACAACGTGAACAACTGCGCGAGCAGCTGGGCCTGAACGATCCCTTCGTGGTGCAGTACGCGCGCTTCGTGGCCAACGCCGCGCGCGGCGATTTCGGCACCTCGTACCGCCACCGCCGCCCCGTCAGCGAACTGCTGGAAGAACGCCTGCCCGCCACGCTGGAACTGTCCTTCGTGTCCGCCGTCATGGCGCTGGCGCTGGGCATTCCCATGGGCATCTACACCGCGCTCAAGCGCCACGGCGTGCTGTCCAAGGCCTTCATGGCCATCTCGCTGGCCGGCATCTCGCTGCCCACCTTCCTGATCGGGATCCTGCTGATCCTGTTCTTCGGCGTGCAGTTGCGCTGGCTGCCCAGCTTCGGGCGCGGCGATGTGGTCGGACTGGGCTGGTGGACTACGGGCTTCCTGACCAAGTCCGGCCTGCTGGCGCTGATCATGCCCGCCATCACGCTGGCGCTGTTCCAGATGACGCTGATCATGCGGCTGGTGCGCGCCGAGATGCTTGAGGTGCTGCGCGCCGACTTCATCAAGTTCGCGCGCGCCCGCGGCCTGCCGGAGCGGCTGATCAATTTCCGCCATGCGCTCAAGAACACCATGGTGCCGGTCATCACCATCACCGGCCTGCAGCTGGGCTCCATCATCGCCTTCGCCATCATCACCGAGACCGTGTTCCAGTGGCCCGGCATGGGCCTGCTGTTCATCCAGGCCATCAGCACGGTGGACATCCCCGTCATGGCGGCCTACCTGGTGCTGATCGCATTCATGTTCGTGGTCATCAACCTGATCGTCGACCTGCTGTATTTCGCGGTGGATCCGCGCCTGCGCGTGCAGAGCAAGTAA
- a CDS encoding ABC transporter substrate-binding protein gives MRTFPAFKQAALTAALVASLAFSAGAAAKTFHWSYQGDASSMDPMALNETFTLGFQGNIYETLAGYDGELKLTPLLAESWENPEPTKWIFKLRKGVKFHDGSPFTADDVIFTWKRSLTPGSDMKGYGAKASDIKKIDDYTVEVTTPAPNPILPREWAFLYIMSKTWSEKNKTTEATNIKGDNQGNYANLHANGTGPFMLAERQPDVKTVLKRYDGYWNKNIKTNIDEVIFQPITQEATRVAALISGEMDLVQPVPVQDWKRLEDAKGVKPLTAPEARAIFIGMDQSRDELLFSDVKGKNPFKDPKVREAVVLAVDTKIINDKIMRGAAKPLGSLVATSINGYDESYGAPYKPDPERAKKLLAEAGYPKGFSVTMDCPNDRYVNDEKICQAVAGMLTRVGIKVNLLAQTKSKYFGKILLQAGNQTSMYMLGWTPSSTDAHNALLNLAGCRDAKTASGQFNLGGYCNKKVDELITQIGTETDQAKRNAMIKEAFGIVRAEYGYLPLHQQPMSWGVKDNIKVIQRADDVLDLRDVVLP, from the coding sequence ATGCGTACTTTCCCCGCTTTCAAACAGGCTGCGCTGACGGCGGCCCTGGTCGCCTCGCTGGCCTTCAGCGCCGGCGCCGCGGCCAAGACCTTCCACTGGTCGTACCAGGGCGATGCCTCGTCCATGGACCCGATGGCGCTGAACGAGACCTTCACGCTGGGCTTCCAGGGCAACATCTACGAAACGCTGGCCGGCTACGACGGCGAGCTGAAGCTGACGCCGCTGCTGGCCGAAAGCTGGGAAAACCCCGAGCCCACCAAATGGATCTTCAAGCTGCGCAAGGGCGTGAAATTCCACGACGGTTCGCCCTTCACCGCCGATGACGTGATCTTCACATGGAAGCGCAGCCTGACGCCCGGCTCCGACATGAAGGGCTACGGCGCCAAGGCGTCGGACATCAAGAAGATCGACGACTACACCGTCGAAGTCACCACGCCCGCGCCCAACCCCATCCTGCCGCGCGAATGGGCCTTCCTGTACATCATGAGCAAGACGTGGTCCGAGAAGAACAAGACCACCGAGGCCACCAACATCAAGGGCGACAACCAGGGCAACTACGCCAACCTGCACGCCAACGGCACCGGCCCCTTCATGCTGGCCGAGCGCCAGCCCGACGTGAAGACCGTGCTCAAGCGCTATGACGGCTACTGGAACAAGAACATCAAGACCAATATCGACGAGGTCATCTTCCAACCCATCACGCAGGAAGCCACGCGCGTGGCCGCGCTGATCTCGGGCGAGATGGACCTGGTGCAGCCGGTGCCGGTGCAGGACTGGAAGCGCCTGGAAGACGCCAAGGGCGTCAAGCCGCTGACCGCGCCCGAGGCCCGCGCCATCTTCATCGGCATGGACCAGAGCCGCGACGAGCTGCTGTTCTCGGACGTGAAGGGCAAGAACCCCTTCAAGGATCCGAAGGTGCGCGAGGCCGTGGTGCTGGCCGTGGACACCAAGATCATCAACGACAAGATCATGCGCGGCGCGGCCAAGCCGCTGGGCTCGCTGGTCGCCACCTCGATCAACGGCTATGACGAGTCCTACGGCGCGCCGTACAAGCCGGATCCCGAGCGCGCCAAGAAGCTGCTGGCCGAGGCCGGCTATCCCAAGGGCTTCTCCGTCACCATGGACTGCCCCAACGATCGCTACGTCAACGACGAAAAGATCTGCCAGGCCGTGGCCGGCATGCTGACGCGCGTGGGCATCAAGGTCAACCTGCTGGCGCAGACCAAGTCCAAGTACTTCGGCAAGATCCTGCTGCAGGCTGGCAACCAGACCAGCATGTACATGCTCGGCTGGACGCCCAGCTCCACCGACGCGCACAACGCGCTGCTGAACCTGGCCGGCTGCCGCGACGCCAAGACCGCCTCGGGCCAGTTCAACCTGGGCGGCTATTGCAACAAGAAGGTCGACGAGCTGATCACCCAGATCGGCACCGAGACCGACCAGGCCAAGCGCAACGCGATGATCAAGGAAGCCTTCGGCATCGTGCGCGCCGAGTACGGCTACCTGCCGCTGCACCAGCAGCCCATGTCCTGGGGCGTGAAGGACAACATCAAGGTCATCCAGCGCGCCGACGACGTGCTCGACCTGCGCGACGTCGTGCTGCCCTGA
- a CDS encoding GTPase/DUF3482 domain-containing protein → MADSLIRIAVVGHTNTGKTSLLRTLTRDTRFGEVADSPGTTRHVEGARLRIEGGDALEWFDTPGMEDSISLLEYLERLEAPGERLDGPARVRRFLDTPEAHGRYEQEARVLAKMLDCDAALYVIDARDPVLGKHRDELDILAACGRPLLPVLNFVNAPQHRAADWRAALARLGLHAVVEFDTVAPALDGERQLYARLAVLLDRHAAALTRLSDALARQRQERRAAAFELLADLLIDVAALRLSSPNDADALAAAAERLRALARQREQACVTALLALYNFRPSDIDADALPLQGERWGMDLFHPQALKDMGIQLGMGAAAGAMAGAAVDLFSAGLSLGTGMLIGAAAGGLWQGVEKLGKRVAGKLRGWREISVDDAVLRLLALRQRELIAALEHRGHAARTPIRIVPHDGEDLRKGALPAALKEARSRPEWSALGQAHEDSERRKLMLRELARTLSADAPATS, encoded by the coding sequence ATGGCTGATTCCCTGATCCGCATCGCCGTGGTGGGACACACCAACACCGGCAAGACCTCGCTGCTGCGCACGCTGACGCGCGACACGCGCTTCGGCGAAGTCGCCGACAGCCCGGGCACCACGCGCCACGTCGAAGGCGCGCGCCTGCGCATCGAGGGCGGCGACGCGCTGGAATGGTTCGACACGCCCGGCATGGAAGACAGCATCTCGCTGCTGGAATACCTGGAGCGGCTGGAGGCGCCCGGCGAACGGCTGGACGGACCGGCGCGCGTGCGCCGCTTCCTGGACACGCCGGAAGCTCACGGCCGCTACGAACAGGAAGCGCGCGTGCTGGCCAAGATGCTGGACTGCGACGCGGCGCTCTACGTCATCGACGCGCGCGACCCGGTGCTGGGCAAGCACCGCGACGAACTCGACATCCTGGCCGCCTGCGGCCGGCCCTTGCTGCCAGTGCTGAACTTCGTCAACGCGCCGCAGCATCGCGCCGCCGACTGGCGCGCGGCGCTGGCCCGGCTGGGGCTGCACGCGGTGGTGGAATTCGACACGGTGGCGCCCGCGCTGGATGGCGAGCGGCAGCTGTACGCCCGACTCGCCGTGCTGCTGGACCGCCACGCCGCCGCGCTGACGCGCCTGTCCGACGCGCTCGCGCGGCAGCGCCAGGAGCGCCGCGCCGCCGCCTTCGAGCTGCTGGCCGACCTGCTGATCGACGTGGCCGCGCTGCGCCTGTCCAGCCCCAATGACGCCGACGCGCTGGCGGCGGCGGCCGAACGCCTGCGCGCGTTGGCGCGCCAGCGCGAACAGGCCTGCGTCACCGCGCTGCTGGCGCTGTACAACTTCCGGCCTTCCGATATCGACGCCGATGCGCTGCCGCTGCAGGGCGAGCGCTGGGGCATGGACCTGTTCCATCCTCAGGCGCTCAAGGACATGGGCATACAACTGGGCATGGGCGCGGCCGCCGGCGCCATGGCCGGCGCGGCGGTGGACCTGTTCAGCGCCGGCCTGAGCCTGGGCACGGGCATGCTGATCGGCGCGGCCGCGGGTGGGCTGTGGCAGGGCGTGGAAAAGCTCGGCAAGCGCGTGGCGGGCAAGCTGCGCGGCTGGCGCGAGATCAGCGTGGACGACGCCGTGCTGCGCCTCCTGGCGCTGCGCCAGCGCGAGCTGATCGCCGCGCTCGAACATCGCGGCCATGCGGCGCGCACGCCCATCCGGATCGTCCCGCATGATGGCGAGGACCTGCGCAAGGGCGCCTTGCCCGCCGCGCTGAAAGAAGCGCGCAGCCGGCCCGAATGGTCGGCGCTGGGCCAGGCGCATGAAGACAGCGAACGCCGCAAGCTCATGCTGCGCGAGCTGGCGCGCACGCTGTCCGCGGACGCGCCCGCGACCTCTTGA